gttcggcttgcggcatgttctttagatttcgttgcggcgttgtcgtcggcggcggaggatcttcggtatttcgtcgtacagcaaccgcacctccatcggttgctgcccttagttttccggatacgggctgggtgaccggcctcgcgttgggccagtgtatggtcggcgttggggagagacgtagcggcctggcgacggcgaacgggaaggttgtcgtggcgtccattgcgttcgcgcgaggtagtcggcgatgtcgcgtggtctttcccctcgctgtggacgcggcgcgtcgatggcgaacccacgcagtcccatctgtcggtactggcagcggcggtaagtgtggccagcttccccgcaatggtagcagagtgggcggtggtcgggggcgcgccgaACGTCGgccttcctcggcgtgtatagctggccggctggcgggcggtatgacgtcggtggcggcggcggtggtgcctggcggcggaactgctggggtggcgcggcgtcttgacgtgggcgaggagggggggcgttgcgtcgggctgcagcggcatagctcattgcttgcagctgtggctgcgctgactcgggggtgcccagagactgctgtatttcctctcggacgatgtcagcgatcgaggctacttcaggctgtggtaagggtaaaagcttgcgcagttcttcccgcacgatcgctcggatcgtttcacgcaggtcgtcggagccgacggcatgaacagctgggctgtcttgagtcgaacggcgattatactggcggttgcgcatttccagcgtcttctcaattgtcgtcgcctctgagatgaattcttggactgtcgagggtgggttccgcatcagcccagcgaagagctcttgctttacacctcgcatgagcaacctgactttcttgtcctcaggcatggctgggtcggcgtggcggaacagtctggtcatttcctctccaaagatggcaacactttcatttggaagttggacccgcgtctctagcaaggctgcggccctttcttttctgacgacgcttgcaaacgtctgcaggaaagcgcttcgaaaggcgtcccaagttcgaagagtggactcccgattctcgaaccaggtccttgctgcgtcttcaaggtaaaagtaaacgtgacgcagcttgtcctcggagtcccagttgttgaatgttgagaccctttcgaaagtctcgagccaggtgtccgggtcttcgaatgacgacccgcggaaggttggcggctccttgggctgccggagtaggaccggcgcaggctgcacggggtcggtcatcgtcgctgcggtgggtgttgggacctggggctgcctggtttgttcgggaaggagcccgtactctggctgcagtcccttctgcctgcggcttgttcgacgatccgggttttctttgctgtcgtcctcctcgcggcttgggcttgggtcagcgcttcgcgggggcgtccggatcatggatgaagcagcacctccaccagatgtcacgtggtcgtgacgtcgacgaagacatcAGTCGGTGGttgcaagatgaaactgtttatttggccgaacttgtggccggaaaatgagaactagcactacagcaatacacgctgtacaatgacagcggcgaacagggcgtcgtccgtcgatcaactgacaagcggccaagcgcgtcggcttttatacaggtgctatcaaactttccagcaatatcgctggtggcggcgttatctctagacaaagctggaacattcgcgtgcggggcgcaatcttaacaaaacgatctactacagacgcgaagtttctcgaacactgtttcgcggacagcgtcgagcgttgataaccgtccctgccggtgaaACCCGAattcatcaaaacaagacaaaaagtgggcgtggcaatattgtgcagatgatatacgcatgttcacgggaatcgatcccgcagacTATCTCGgtcgcaaaattttgtgtcagtacccctttaatgccaGATCTAGCATCCAGGGGTTTATacgacgtccccccccccccttaatacactattgtgtcagtacccctttcatGCCAGATCTAGCATCCAGGGGTTTatacgacgcccccccccccctaatacaCTAATACACCCCTAGGTGCATCCAGaaaccctgaaaaattaattcgCACCGACCCCTGCCCTCTTCTAGACAGCactcctcctcccctccctcgctccccccccaaaaaaaaacaaaaaaacgaaatcCTGGATAAGCCCCCGTTTGTATCGTGGTCATTTTTCTCCATGAAGTCGTCACAGCAACATTTGCTGACGTGTTGCGAAAAGGCTAGGTACGTatgacgttaaaaaaaaaaaagcacgaggtTGATGCATCATATGTATGTATCCACATCGTGGTTACTGAAACTAGCTCACAAAAACATATGCAATAACTATTTAGGCGTTCTGCTGAATGCCACTAAAATTAATTTCTGCGGAGCACTTGGGCCTTCATTAACTACGAGAAGCAAAGAGTTGCAAATGAGTGTAATGCTAGTGATCCACGCATGGGCGCGTGTACCTGGCACTGGGCGGTGGTGGCGTCGTCCTTGCAGTAGTTGACCGGCGCCAGTCCCGGTAGGTAGAAGGCCACCGCCCCCGGCGCCCAGGAGCACAGCTGCAGCACCAGCAGCACCAACAGCGACAGCGATGGCTTGCTTGGGGCCGCCATGGGGAACGCCTGCACAGCACTCCGCAGGCCCATTGAGCGTCTTCACGAACGTTTCTTCTTCTGCTGATGTTGATGgttgcctttatgaatggcttctggcttcttcttcttcttcctccttggcTGTGCATTCCTTCTTTAGCGATGATGATGACTGTTCACTCAACATTGGCACAGACACCGGGTTCGTTTTCTTTAGCCCATTTCGTCCGCACATTTTGCAAGTATTTACGGTGCAAAATCCAGGGTTTCTAGATGtgcccgaaaatcctcaaaaataataGAAATGTAATATTTTATGGCGGCCttcgtaattactttttctgtaatgGTAGATGTCTTAAGATGACTGAAGACATCAATTAAAAATATTAAATTAACCTTTTATTCGTGGATGCAGGCGGTCGGTTCAAATGGGAGCACTGAAGCCCTTCCTGCGAAGTGCCCTTGCCGCTTTGAAATTGACAAAGAGCGGACGCTGGTATAATTACACCCGACAGCGGCTGTAGGTGTTTTGTGGTTTGGCGGCTGCTTCGCCGGCGCTTGGTCGCTCGGTCTCGCCATGGATGACGTACCGACTGGTCCGGCTGTGTGTGCGCTTCAGCGCAAACGACAGGCTGAATCCAATCATTCAGTAGAGGGTtgcgaaatctcaagcaaaggcaaagttgcctgctgaaacaccggaGCAACACATTcaggactctcaataaagttttgtgaatgaatgaatgaatgtcgaGAAGCTTACCAAGCGCGGAAGCGTATCAAGATCGAAGCTACTGCAGCCGCCGCCTGTGTGCATAGCTTTTGCAAAACTACCCAAACAAGTAGACCATAGAAATCGGGAAGTAAATAATGCTGAGCAGTGGGAGGTTGTGCTGCGCAGCTCTGACCCTGACCTGCAGACCAGGCCGGGTTATCAAGGGAGCAGGAGATGCCGCCCTGGGGCTCTTTGCCGCCTAACCACAAAGCAGCCCACCGAAATACCTTTGTTCTTAAATAGAGCTTTTACTCACTCATTCACTACCTTTCGATAGCGATAAATAGGCTTAtaagagttaaacctcagccatattttttttttcaaaagcaaATAAGTTTATTtagtcacggccgggctagaggggaggcGCGACGCGCGCGCAAATGAGAGCGCGCGTCGCGTCTCACCTCTACCAGAGCACGGTCATGACTTGTGGCTCGTTTGTTCTTCTTGGCGGACGGAAAAGGAGCACGTGCTCTTACGCTTTGCCGAGTGCGGACCATCATCATCGTCGTAATTGTATCGGCTCTGTCAAAGACGCCGTTCGAAGCCACAACGCCGGTCGTCGTCTTTGCATATCCACTCCTCCGCTTCGTGGAACGCCTTGGCGGAGTCGTGGTTCGAGTGTTCACACCATGAGCAAGGCGAAGAAGGCCGACACTTCTTCCGACGAAGACCTGGTGGATCCGCTGGAGACGCTGCGAGCTGAGTGCCGTGCCAATGACAAGTGCGTCGCCTTCAGCCACAAGCTGGACGAGTGCAACGAGCGCGTCGGCAGTCGCTCACAGACGTTCGAGACGTGCGTTGAGGAACTGTTCGATTTCCTGCACTGCGTTGACCACTGTGCTTCCAAGAACGTCTTCAAGAAGCTCAAGTAGCTAACAGCTGCGTCTAGGTCGCTGCGGGATCTTCGGGAAGATGCCGAAGACACAGTATGAAGGTCGGCTGGATAAACTTCTCGTGCTGACGGGATCCGCGCTTGGATAACACATTGCTGAAACCACCACGCAgcgtggaaaaaaaaagtgcacagcgTCCTCTTGTTCACCATTACATGTACTAATTCTCTGTCTATTCAATATAAATGATGCACGTGTCCTGCACCTCCCCTAGGTGTACTTTGTTTCTtaagcagaacagactgttgggctagttggttatccatgaacactgaaagaatacgcgctaaaattgacgaacacaaaaaggagaacagacaaaggtcctttgtctgttctccttttgtTTCTGCATGGCTGTTGGCTGCGAAGTGCGTGAATACGCTGCCAGTGCCTGTGCAGGGATGGCATGAAAGCCGCGATGTGCAGAGATGTTTTTATTTGATTGAGCGGCAGTGCTCATCATTAGTCCCACTCCCTCAGGCGAGCATATGGAAACATGCATTGCACATGGATGAGCCTAATTGACAACAGGCCCGTTCAGTCAGTGAACACACGCATTGCATCTTGCAAGCACCTACTATCGAGAAACTGCTCTTACCATTGCCAGAGCCAATCAGAAGGAAGCTGTTGTCCAGAGGTAAAGTGGGAATACACACAGCGTTTGTAAAGAATTCCATCCAAAGCCTCCGCACACCTTACCTTATCAGCCATCGAGTTGCTAAAGTGGGGGCTTCCGTTGCTTTGCAACTGGGCACCGGTCTCGGCCCAACAATAAACACGTTTGGTCAAACACGACTGCTCTTGTACCATCCGAGACTGTACCTCTTATGCATTCAGTGGTGAAATACTTTCCTTGACAATTATGTATCAATGCTGATGCCACGGCAatgat
Above is a window of Rhipicephalus sanguineus isolate Rsan-2018 chromosome 3, BIME_Rsan_1.4, whole genome shotgun sequence DNA encoding:
- the LOC119384991 gene encoding cytochrome b-c1 complex subunit 6, mitochondrial; this translates as MSKAKKADTSSDEDLVDPLETLRAECRANDKCVAFSHKLDECNERVGSRSQTFETCVEELFDFLHCVDHCASKNVFKKLK